GCTTTAAAATAGAGAGCATTTGCACAAAGGTTATCAGAATTTTTGCTCATGACAGTGATGATTTCATGTAATGGTTTGGAATGAATACTTGTCAGTTTCTCATATGTTGTTGAAACAAAACTTTTGTCTTCGATTTCAACACCTGCATCTTTTAATAGTTGGGTTAAAATGAAAACAGCTCTTTTGTTGGGTTCGTGAATGGCATATTCTTTTTGAAATTTTTCTCCATGAATATCGACATTGCCAAGCAAGCTAAAATGATTTTTTTCAAGATCTCGATCAACACATAAACGCGTGCTGTCTTCTACAAATTTTATATCGGAGTGAAAAGTAATATCCTGTTCATTTATGGAAACAGTTTGTTTGGCAGGATCAATTTCAATCACAACGCAGTTTTTGTCGATATTGAGATCTGAGGTTTCAGCGCCATAGGGTTCGATAAGATCTTCCCATTCACACGTGGGAATACGAGAAGAATAAATAGAATCTAAAAGAATTTTCCCTTGGATTTTTTTAATACCACTTTTTGCAACATCGAAAGCAAGTGTGCGTAAGTCTTCAGTGGTGAGCAAGGGATCAAAATCACCTTTTAAAACAAGATTTCCTTTTAAAACGCCATTTTCAATCGGCCCTGTTCTAAAAAGGGTGGTTTGTAATGTGTTGTCCAGTCCAATCAGTTCTGCAGCAAGATAACTGGTGTATAATTTTGTCAAAGATGCAGGATTAAAATTTTTATCTGCATTTAGAGCGAAAAGCTGTTCATGTGTATCTAAATCTTGAATACAGATCCCGC
The sequence above is drawn from the Chlamydiota bacterium genome and encodes:
- the dacB gene encoding D-alanyl-D-alanine carboxypeptidase DacB: MQKFICFFCFLFSCAFAQIDLAKWEQDYGMQNAFCGICIQDLDTHEQLFALNADKNFNPASLTKLYTSYLAAELIGLDNTLQTTLFRTGPIENGVLKGNLVLKGDFDPLLTTEDLRTLAFDVAKSGIKKIQGKILLDSIYSSRIPTCEWEDLIEPYGAETSDLNIDKNCVVIEIDPAKQTVSINEQDITFHSDIKFVEDSTRLCVDRDLEKNHFSLLGNVDIHGEKFQKEYAIHEPNKRAVFILTQLLKDAGVEIEDKSFVSTTYEKLTSIHSKPLHEIITVMSKNSDNLCANALYFKAKIIAKQQNFELIPLKDGAGLSRQNLLTPKQIVSLIAHLYQKPYFHFIEKSLPIAGEDGSLTKRFCNTIAQGNVKAKTGTFTNTGCLAGFGTTLSNRRLIFCVIINHSDKSDGDIRKAIDALILQVLEAF